One region of Campylobacter concisus genomic DNA includes:
- a CDS encoding tetratricopeptide repeat protein, whose protein sequence is MAEEEVVVLKPPGEQAEQEAPEEAKAEAPEEIVSLESIASEGVLQDESIPEPIPVKKSNKKLFIIAGVVTLVFIILIVVLLVILLKKDKKENIDAASIVKNIENNYQTQNFGASKIDEMINKANQLYERGNKFEALKIYENIAVYNQSLSNYNLGVSQMKQERCDEAIVSFNKAITDRENTAVSAINAAVCSLELNNTKNFNYYIGLADSFLQYENNSPLYSYYYALINYYKGNYYEALQALSHPNTADYKNEYAYLSAKILSLLGDDERAIAKLESQKAFKADFTLAQLYARLGKYDKARDYLTKASKNTPNIDLIKMTEALIDLKTADYGDAAAFIKDVYDYNASLPSKIYKIKTILKPDLFDVSLAQAHFSDDMFFDRTRRYETLFYFAPYKVFDAKQSIEQIRKGGVSVFLDDTSAANDYLSQSAAASKVNAKLSEAIAKALSYRLKEANKEFEELASTYPNHSILQYNLALSYAQLGNFSLAAKHFIASYHQDVNNHLAGIFGAICLDINRNLNPKLIEEIGENLENDKSLKPVNLYASLLSLVSGNQSAMIRWLEEPKEQTMLNLAFDIIIAKVTNNDELMAKKADELLKILPNDIIANILNFISKNKEQNVKEYAKAIQIHFNGKQLDSNAFYHGADIIKKQYIKLLQISGLLTRERDKLRAELKNAPKNINLIQTLAYVDIFTNDFDESYKLYNQAIDEFKVNDASTLFLASVAATGAGKVSNAIALLELTKLNDASAIENRIALGLMYQQIDNIKAALIQYSKIGNVKYESEFYDFEIDND, encoded by the coding sequence GTGGCTGAAGAAGAGGTTGTAGTTTTAAAACCACCTGGCGAGCAAGCAGAGCAAGAAGCGCCTGAAGAGGCAAAAGCCGAGGCACCTGAAGAGATCGTTTCACTTGAGAGTATCGCAAGTGAGGGTGTGCTGCAAGACGAGAGCATCCCAGAGCCAATCCCTGTAAAAAAGAGCAATAAAAAGCTCTTTATAATAGCAGGTGTGGTCACTCTAGTGTTTATCATCTTGATAGTGGTTTTGCTAGTTATCTTGCTAAAGAAAGACAAAAAAGAGAACATAGATGCTGCAAGTATCGTAAAAAATATAGAAAACAACTACCAAACGCAAAATTTTGGCGCTTCAAAGATCGATGAAATGATAAATAAAGCCAATCAGCTTTATGAGCGTGGCAATAAATTTGAGGCTCTAAAAATTTATGAAAACATAGCTGTTTATAACCAGTCTCTCTCAAACTACAACCTTGGCGTTTCGCAGATGAAACAAGAAAGATGTGATGAGGCGATTGTATCTTTTAATAAAGCAATAACCGATAGAGAAAACACAGCAGTTAGCGCCATAAACGCTGCTGTTTGCTCGCTCGAGCTAAATAATACTAAAAATTTTAACTACTACATAGGACTTGCTGATTCATTTTTGCAGTATGAAAACAACTCGCCACTTTATAGCTATTACTACGCGCTTATAAACTATTATAAAGGCAACTATTACGAGGCGCTTCAAGCACTTTCTCATCCAAATACTGCGGATTATAAAAATGAATATGCGTATTTAAGTGCAAAGATTTTATCACTTCTTGGAGATGATGAAAGAGCAATAGCCAAACTTGAGAGCCAAAAGGCATTTAAGGCCGACTTCACGCTAGCACAGCTCTATGCAAGACTTGGCAAATACGACAAGGCAAGGGATTATCTAACAAAAGCTTCTAAAAATACGCCAAATATCGATCTTATCAAGATGACTGAGGCGCTAATTGATCTAAAAACTGCTGACTACGGCGACGCGGCTGCATTTATCAAAGATGTTTACGACTACAATGCTTCTTTGCCAAGCAAAATTTACAAGATAAAAACGATACTAAAGCCTGATCTTTTTGATGTCAGCCTAGCTCAGGCACACTTTAGCGATGATATGTTTTTTGATAGAACAAGGCGCTATGAGACCCTTTTTTACTTCGCACCTTACAAGGTCTTTGATGCAAAACAGAGTATCGAGCAGATAAGAAAAGGTGGTGTTAGCGTCTTTTTAGATGACACCTCAGCGGCAAATGACTACCTTAGCCAAAGTGCGGCTGCTTCAAAAGTAAATGCAAAACTTAGCGAAGCTATCGCAAAAGCGCTAAGCTACCGCTTAAAAGAAGCAAATAAAGAGTTTGAAGAGCTAGCCAGCACTTATCCAAATCACTCTATCTTGCAATACAATCTCGCCTTAAGCTACGCTCAGCTTGGAAATTTTAGCCTTGCAGCAAAGCACTTCATAGCAAGCTATCATCAAGATGTAAATAACCATCTTGCAGGCATTTTTGGGGCGATTTGTCTAGATATAAATAGAAATTTAAACCCAAAACTCATTGAAGAGATCGGCGAAAATTTAGAAAACGATAAGAGCTTAAAGCCTGTAAATTTATATGCCTCACTTCTAAGTCTGGTTAGCGGTAACCAAAGTGCGATGATAAGATGGCTTGAAGAACCAAAAGAGCAGACAATGCTAAATTTAGCCTTTGATATCATCATCGCAAAAGTAACAAACAATGACGAACTAATGGCAAAGAAAGCTGATGAGCTACTAAAAATTTTGCCAAATGATATTATTGCAAATATCTTAAATTTCATCTCGAAAAACAAAGAGCAAAATGTCAAAGAGTATGCAAAAGCGATACAAATTCACTTTAATGGCAAGCAGCTTGATTCAAACGCTTTCTATCACGGTGCTGATATCATCAAAAAGCAATACATCAAGCTACTTCAAATTTCAGGCTTACTTACAAGAGAGCGTGATAAGTTAAGAGCCGAGCTAAAAAATGCTCCAAAGAATATAAATTTAATCCAAACTCTAGCCTATGTCGATATCTTTACAAACGACTTTGATGAGAGCTATAAACTTTATAATCAAGCAATCGATGAGTTTAAAGTAAATGACGCTAGCACATTGTTTTTAGCATCTGTGGCTGCAACAGGGGCTGGAAAAGTATCAAACGCGATCGCACTTTTAGAGCTAACAAAACTAAATGATGCTAGTGCTATCGAAAATAGAATAGCTCTTGGCCTAATGTATCAGCAGATAGATAATATAAAAGCAGCTCTTATACAATACAGCAAAATAGGAAATGTTAAGTATGAAAGCGAATTTTACGACTTTGAGATAGATAACGACTGA
- the serS gene encoding serine--tRNA ligase, translating to MINLKLLETNYDEFVKKLEGKNVKAGLLDELLQTFNELKQKRKALENFQAIQNAKSKELGIKARAGEDVSELKNELNLNKAALADADDIVKQYEEKLEQISFNVPNITDDDVPFGKDEDDNVCIKTVLEPTKFNFTPKEHWELGESLGWLDFERGAKLSGSRFTVLRGMGARLSRALVNYMIDFNSSRGFELVNVPYLVSSNTLFGTGQLPKFEEDLYKVRDEDLYLIPTSEVPVTNLYNDTIIEAEQLPIKMTCYSACFRQEAGSAGRDTRGMIRQHQFEKVELVSITRPDQSEDVLNEMVACASDLLTSLGLPHRHMLLCSGDLGFSAAKTIDLEVWLPGQGKYREISSISNTRDFQARRAKIRFKDGKKNMLANTLNGSSLAVGRTLIAIMENYQKTDGTIEIPEVLKRYM from the coding sequence ATGATTAATTTAAAACTACTCGAGACAAATTACGATGAATTTGTAAAAAAACTTGAGGGAAAAAATGTAAAAGCTGGGCTACTTGACGAGCTTTTACAAACTTTTAACGAGCTAAAACAAAAACGTAAAGCACTTGAAAATTTCCAAGCGATCCAAAATGCAAAGAGTAAAGAGCTTGGCATAAAGGCAAGAGCTGGCGAAGATGTAAGCGAGCTTAAAAATGAGCTAAATTTAAATAAAGCTGCACTTGCTGATGCTGATGATATCGTTAAACAATATGAAGAAAAGCTTGAGCAAATTTCATTTAACGTGCCAAATATCACCGATGATGACGTACCATTTGGTAAGGACGAGGATGATAATGTCTGCATCAAAACAGTGCTTGAGCCAACTAAATTTAACTTTACACCAAAAGAGCACTGGGAGTTAGGTGAGAGTCTTGGCTGGCTTGACTTTGAAAGGGGCGCAAAGCTCTCAGGATCTCGCTTTACCGTGCTTCGCGGCATGGGAGCAAGACTTAGTAGAGCGCTTGTTAATTACATGATCGACTTTAACAGCTCACGTGGCTTCGAGCTTGTAAATGTCCCTTATCTAGTAAGCTCAAACACACTTTTTGGCACCGGTCAGCTGCCTAAATTTGAAGAGGACCTTTACAAAGTGCGCGACGAAGACCTCTACCTCATCCCAACCAGCGAAGTACCTGTGACAAATTTATACAATGACACGATTATTGAGGCCGAGCAGTTACCTATAAAGATGACTTGCTACTCAGCATGCTTCCGCCAAGAGGCAGGCTCAGCAGGACGTGACACTAGAGGTATGATCCGCCAGCACCAGTTTGAAAAGGTCGAGCTAGTAAGTATCACAAGACCTGATCAAAGCGAAGACGTGCTAAATGAAATGGTAGCGTGCGCAAGCGATCTACTAACTAGCCTTGGGCTTCCTCACCGCCATATGCTTCTTTGCAGTGGCGACCTTGGCTTTAGCGCGGCAAAGACGATAGACCTTGAGGTTTGGCTACCTGGTCAAGGCAAATATAGAGAGATTAGCTCTATTTCCAATACTCGTGATTTTCAAGCAAGGCGTGCAAAAATTCGCTTTAAAGATGGTAAGAAAAATATGCTTGCAAATACGCTAAATGGCTCAAGTCTAGCTGTGGGTAGGACTCTTATTGCCATCATGGAAAACTACCAAAAAACAGATGGCACTATCGAAATTCCAGAAGTTCTTAAAAGGTATATGTAG
- the trpS gene encoding tryptophan--tRNA ligase, translating into MRVLTGLQPSGKLHLGNYFASIKQMVDMQEQNEMFMFIANYHAMTSLSEAKALKQNTFEAACAFLALGIDPNKSIFWVQSDVKDVLELYWVLSQHTPMGLLERAHSYKDKVAKGLSSHHGLFSYPVLMAADILLYNAQVVPVGKDQIQHVEIARDIAIKFNNEHGEIFTLPEAKIDENVATVPGTNGEKMSKSYGNTIDIFADTKTLKKQISSIVTDGTPLEEPKQWQNCNVYNIAKLFLDESGQKELQARYERGGEGHGHFKAYLNELIWDYFKDAREKFEHYQNNPDEVSGILEIGAKKASNVAQTTIKKVREAVGIY; encoded by the coding sequence ATGAGAGTATTAACCGGCCTCCAACCCTCCGGCAAACTACACCTTGGCAACTACTTTGCCTCGATAAAGCAGATGGTTGATATGCAAGAGCAAAATGAGATGTTTATGTTTATAGCAAACTACCACGCGATGACGAGCCTTAGCGAGGCCAAAGCCCTAAAGCAAAACACTTTTGAGGCTGCGTGTGCGTTTTTGGCACTTGGGATCGATCCAAATAAAAGCATATTTTGGGTGCAAAGTGACGTTAAAGACGTGCTTGAGCTTTACTGGGTGCTAAGCCAACACACGCCTATGGGCCTACTTGAGCGCGCGCATAGTTACAAAGATAAAGTCGCAAAAGGTCTTAGCTCGCACCACGGACTCTTTAGCTATCCAGTTTTGATGGCAGCTGACATTTTGCTTTATAACGCGCAGGTCGTACCCGTGGGCAAGGATCAGATCCAGCACGTAGAGATCGCTCGTGATATTGCGATAAAATTTAACAACGAGCATGGAGAAATTTTTACATTGCCTGAGGCGAAGATCGATGAAAATGTCGCCACCGTGCCTGGCACAAACGGCGAAAAGATGAGCAAAAGCTATGGCAACACTATTGACATCTTTGCCGATACTAAAACGCTTAAAAAGCAAATTTCTAGCATCGTGACAGATGGCACACCGCTTGAAGAACCAAAGCAGTGGCAAAACTGCAACGTCTATAATATCGCTAAGCTTTTCTTAGACGAGAGTGGGCAAAAAGAGCTTCAAGCTAGATATGAGCGTGGTGGCGAGGGTCATGGACACTTTAAAGCTTATCTAAACGAGCTTATTTGGGACTATTTTAAAGATGCGAGAGAGAAATTTGAACATTATCAAAATAATCCTGACGAAGTGTCTGGAATTTTAGAAATAGGAGCCAAAAAGGCAAGTAATGTTGCTCAAACAACGATAAAAAAAGTTCGTGAAGCAGTCGGAATTTATTAA
- a CDS encoding shikimate kinase, whose protein sequence is MKTKNNNIVLIGFMGVGKGTTARALSKALKTMNLDCDDLLESSQNMKIKAIFDEFGEEYFRQLEKDLAKFLATNVKNAIISTGGGFAKVKNLNKIGTVIYLKASFDAIMQRLKNSKNSEKKLAKRPLLSDLKRAKALHLEREELYEKKADYIVEVEGKTPKQIVKEIRMLLKI, encoded by the coding sequence ATGAAGACAAAGAACAATAATATCGTTTTGATAGGGTTTATGGGTGTTGGCAAGGGCACAACCGCAAGGGCGCTAAGCAAAGCTTTAAAGACGATGAATCTTGACTGCGACGATCTTCTTGAGAGCTCACAAAACATGAAGATAAAAGCTATTTTTGATGAATTTGGCGAAGAGTATTTTAGGCAGCTTGAAAAGGATCTGGCTAAATTTCTAGCAACAAATGTCAAAAATGCAATCATCTCAACTGGCGGAGGCTTTGCGAAGGTTAAAAACTTAAACAAAATTGGTACCGTGATCTATCTAAAAGCTAGTTTTGATGCGATCATGCAAAGACTAAAAAATAGTAAAAATAGCGAGAAAAAACTTGCCAAACGTCCACTTTTAAGTGATCTAAAAAGAGCCAAGGCGTTACATCTGGAGCGAGAGGAGCTTTATGAGAAAAAGGCTGATTACATCGTCGAAGTCGAGGGTAAAACTCCAAAGCAAATCGTAAAAGAGATAAGGATGCTTTTAAAAATTTAG
- the der gene encoding ribosome biogenesis GTPase Der: protein MQKVILVGKPNVGKSSLFNRLAGRRIAITSDVSGTTRDTNKAKIEVEGKECILIDSGGLDDSSELFKNVKAKTLAEARNSDVILYMVDGKMMPDDEDRAIFYELSKLNLPIALVINKIDSKKDEQREWEFVSFGAKNSFGISVSHNTGIDELSMWLAKHLENKVQIKADTSEDFDDFLENYNDEGELSDEIDYESKNIRVGIIGRVNVGKSSLLNALVKESRAVVSDVAGTTIDPVNEIYEHDGRVFEFVDTAGIRKRGKIEGIERYALNRTEKILEETDVALLVLDSSEPLTELDERIAGIASKFELGVIIVLNKWDKSSEEFDELCKEIKDRFKFLAYAPIISVSALGGKRVHKIYPLIIEIYKNYTQKIQTSKLNEVIGEATKAHPLPRDKGRVVKIYYAVQFKTAPIMIALIMNRPKCLHFSYKRYLTNKLRESFNLTGVPIVLIPKKRGESDEDKEQ, encoded by the coding sequence TTGCAAAAAGTAATATTAGTAGGCAAGCCAAATGTCGGCAAAAGCTCACTTTTTAACCGCTTAGCTGGTCGTCGTATCGCTATAACAAGCGATGTTAGCGGCACGACAAGAGATACGAACAAAGCTAAGATCGAGGTTGAGGGTAAAGAGTGCATATTAATCGACAGTGGCGGCCTTGATGATAGTAGCGAGCTTTTTAAAAATGTAAAAGCAAAGACCTTGGCAGAGGCTAGAAATTCAGACGTCATCTTATACATGGTCGATGGCAAAATGATGCCAGATGACGAGGATAGAGCCATTTTTTACGAGCTTAGCAAGCTAAATTTACCAATCGCTCTAGTCATCAATAAAATAGACAGCAAAAAAGATGAGCAAAGGGAGTGGGAATTTGTAAGCTTTGGCGCTAAAAATTCCTTTGGAATTTCTGTAAGCCACAACACAGGCATAGATGAGCTTAGCATGTGGCTAGCAAAGCACTTAGAAAACAAAGTGCAGATAAAGGCCGATACAAGCGAAGATTTTGATGATTTTTTAGAAAACTATAACGACGAGGGCGAGTTAAGCGACGAGATAGACTATGAAAGCAAAAACATCAGAGTTGGTATCATAGGACGTGTAAATGTCGGCAAAAGCTCACTTCTAAACGCTCTTGTAAAGGAGAGTCGCGCCGTCGTTAGTGACGTGGCAGGCACTACGATCGATCCGGTCAATGAAATTTACGAGCATGATGGCAGAGTTTTTGAGTTTGTCGATACTGCTGGTATTAGAAAGCGTGGCAAGATCGAGGGCATCGAGAGATACGCACTAAATAGAACTGAGAAAATTTTAGAAGAGACGGACGTAGCGCTACTAGTGCTTGATAGCTCTGAGCCACTAACCGAGCTTGATGAGCGCATCGCTGGCATCGCCTCGAAATTTGAGCTTGGCGTCATCATCGTGCTAAACAAATGGGACAAAAGCAGCGAGGAATTTGACGAGCTTTGCAAAGAGATAAAAGATAGGTTTAAATTTTTAGCATATGCGCCGATCATCAGCGTTTCGGCTTTGGGCGGCAAAAGAGTGCATAAAATTTATCCACTTATTATTGAAATTTACAAAAACTACACCCAAAAAATCCAAACTTCAAAGCTAAATGAAGTGATCGGCGAAGCGACCAAAGCGCACCCACTGCCACGAGATAAAGGCAGGGTCGTGAAAATCTACTACGCAGTGCAGTTTAAGACAGCACCTATCATGATAGCGCTCATAATGAACCGCCCAAAGTGCCTGCACTTTAGCTACAAACGCTATTTAACAAACAAGCTTAGAGAGAGTTTTAATCTAACTGGCGTGCCTATCGTGCTAATCCCTAAAAAACGTGGAGAGAGTGATGAAGACAAAGAACAATAA
- a CDS encoding DMT family transporter yields the protein MLKKFYISHLGIFYMLFACFMFAVTGAFAKYLSKDMPSIEVVFFRNLIGLFIVIYAIYRFPFKQAGGHFFLLMFRGFVGTVALFAFFYNVAHVNLATAFTFQKTNPIFTAILAAFIFKERLSSLGWFAVFLGFGGILLVIQPNLGISKTDIIGVWSGLGAAIAYTSVKELNKSYGTNIIVLSFMLWGSFLPLICMGLAEFFTYEPLDFLFSKFSMPSWYNVIFILLMGLSGYFFQSYMTKAFAVGKKAGVIAAVSYADVIFTLIIGYFMGDVLPNQTALLGILLVIVSGILVVKEK from the coding sequence ATGTTAAAAAAGTTTTATATTTCGCATCTTGGCATTTTTTATATGCTATTTGCTTGCTTTATGTTTGCCGTTACTGGCGCATTTGCAAAGTATCTTAGCAAAGATATGCCATCTATCGAAGTTGTATTTTTTAGAAATTTAATAGGCCTTTTTATTGTTATTTATGCCATTTATAGATTTCCATTTAAGCAAGCTGGCGGACACTTTTTTTTGCTGATGTTTCGCGGTTTTGTGGGCACGGTCGCACTTTTTGCTTTTTTTTACAATGTCGCTCATGTAAATTTGGCCACAGCTTTCACATTTCAAAAGACAAATCCAATCTTTACAGCCATCCTCGCAGCTTTTATTTTCAAAGAGCGTCTAAGCTCACTTGGCTGGTTTGCTGTATTTTTGGGATTTGGTGGAATTTTGCTTGTTATCCAGCCAAATTTAGGCATAAGCAAGACTGATATTATCGGTGTTTGGAGCGGTCTTGGTGCGGCGATCGCATACACGAGCGTTAAGGAGCTAAACAAGAGTTACGGTACAAATATTATAGTGTTAAGTTTTATGCTTTGGGGCTCGTTTTTGCCACTTATTTGCATGGGTTTGGCAGAATTTTTCACCTACGAGCCACTTGATTTTTTGTTTTCAAAATTTAGCATGCCAAGCTGGTATAACGTTATTTTTATCTTGCTAATGGGGCTTAGCGGATATTTTTTTCAGTCGTACATGACAAAGGCGTTTGCGGTTGGCAAAAAGGCTGGAGTGATCGCTGCAGTTAGCTACGCAGACGTCATTTTTACGCTTATAATTGGCTATTTTATGGGTGATGTATTGCCAAATCAAACGGCACTTTTAGGTATCTTGCTAGTAATAGTGAGTGGAATTTTAGTTGTTAAAGAAAAATAA
- the kdsA gene encoding 3-deoxy-8-phosphooctulonate synthase — protein sequence MILIAGPCVIESEQLVFDVAKRLVKFNEDKRIDFYFKSSFDKANRTSISSFRGPGLEKGCEILAKVKKEFGFKILTDIHESYQAAPVGEVADVLQIPAFLCRQTDLLVAAAKTKAVVNIKKGQFLAASAMKHSVKKVLETRGISGEGYEVAKQNGVWLTERGSTFGYGNLVVDMRNLVLMREFAPVIFDATHSVQMPSALGEKSGGDARFVPYLARAAAAAGVDGFFYETHINPCEALCDGPNMLNLDELDANIAQIFKIKDALGDAN from the coding sequence ATGATACTAATAGCAGGACCTTGCGTCATAGAAAGCGAGCAGCTCGTTTTTGACGTGGCAAAAAGGCTGGTTAAATTTAACGAAGATAAGCGGATAGATTTTTATTTCAAATCAAGCTTTGATAAGGCAAATCGCACGAGTATAAGCTCGTTTCGCGGGCCCGGACTTGAAAAAGGGTGCGAAATTTTAGCCAAGGTCAAAAAGGAATTTGGTTTTAAAATTTTAACCGATATCCACGAGAGCTACCAGGCTGCGCCTGTTGGAGAAGTGGCCGACGTGCTGCAAATCCCGGCGTTTTTGTGCCGTCAGACCGATCTGCTCGTAGCTGCGGCTAAAACAAAAGCGGTCGTAAATATCAAAAAAGGGCAGTTTTTAGCGGCGTCTGCAATGAAACACTCGGTCAAAAAAGTGCTAGAAACAAGGGGCATTAGCGGCGAGGGATACGAGGTTGCTAAACAAAACGGCGTGTGGCTAACGGAGCGAGGCAGCACCTTTGGCTACGGGAATTTAGTCGTAGATATGCGAAATTTGGTGCTGATGAGGGAATTTGCGCCCGTGATTTTCGACGCTACTCACAGCGTGCAGATGCCGTCGGCTTTGGGCGAAAAAAGTGGCGGGGACGCGAGATTCGTGCCGTATCTTGCGCGAGCCGCGGCGGCTGCAGGCGTGGACGGATTTTTCTACGAGACGCATATTAATCCTTGCGAGGCGCTTTGCGACGGGCCGAATATGCTAAATTTGGACGAGCTAGACGCAAATATCGCTCAAATTTTTAAGATAAAAGACGCCCTAGGCGATGCAAACTAA
- a CDS encoding DMT family transporter, whose protein sequence is MQTKGFLWVLGGAVAECGWAYGLKHAQNAVGFALTAALVCVSFVSFMKAMKYLPVSVAYTVFVGFGAFFIVVAESVSEYTSSGQAPDALRLFFIATLVAGVLGLKRLKS, encoded by the coding sequence ATGCAAACTAAGGGCTTTTTGTGGGTATTAGGTGGCGCGGTCGCCGAGTGCGGTTGGGCATACGGGCTAAAACACGCCCAAAACGCCGTAGGATTCGCGCTTACCGCCGCGTTAGTCTGCGTTAGCTTCGTATCGTTTATGAAGGCTATGAAATACTTGCCCGTTAGCGTCGCATATACCGTATTTGTGGGATTTGGAGCGTTTTTTATCGTGGTCGCCGAAAGCGTTAGCGAATACACCTCAAGCGGCCAGGCGCCAGATGCTTTGCGGCTATTTTTCATAGCGACGCTAGTTGCCGGCGTACTGGGGCTAAAAAGGCTAAAATCTTGA
- a CDS encoding DMT family transporter, translating into MMHVLALLAAGCCEVLGVFFLTKFQKSVGVKKAANFLILTANFALSLWLLSYAMQAMAMSVAYAIWTGIGAIGAVGVGVIFNGEKMSALKAFYLSLITLSAIMLKII; encoded by the coding sequence TTGATGCACGTTTTAGCTCTTTTGGCGGCCGGGTGCTGCGAGGTTTTGGGCGTGTTTTTTCTAACTAAATTTCAAAAAAGCGTCGGCGTGAAAAAGGCGGCGAATTTTTTGATTTTAACCGCGAATTTCGCCCTTTCGCTCTGGCTTTTGAGCTACGCAATGCAGGCGATGGCGATGTCGGTAGCGTACGCGATCTGGACGGGTATCGGAGCGATCGGAGCTGTGGGCGTCGGAGTGATTTTTAACGGTGAAAAAATGAGCGCGCTAAAGGCGTTTTATCTATCGCTAATAACGCTAAGCGCGATAATGTTAAAGATAATTTAA
- the ribH gene encoding 6,7-dimethyl-8-ribityllumazine synthase — protein sequence MKIIEGNLALKGGEKVAIVGARFNHIITDRLVEGARDAFLRHGGDEANLSLILVPGAFEIPMALEKALASGKFDAVCCVGAVIRGSTPHFDYVSAETTKGIANVTLKYGKPVTFGVLTVDSIEQAIERAGSKAGNKGFEAMTGVIEMLSLYKNLEA from the coding sequence ATGAAAATAATCGAAGGAAATTTGGCTCTAAAAGGCGGCGAAAAGGTCGCTATAGTGGGTGCTAGATTTAATCATATCATCACCGATAGGCTGGTCGAGGGCGCGAGGGACGCGTTTTTGCGTCACGGCGGGGATGAGGCGAATTTGAGCCTCATTTTGGTGCCGGGCGCGTTTGAGATACCGATGGCGCTTGAAAAGGCGCTAGCTAGCGGTAAATTTGACGCAGTTTGCTGCGTGGGAGCGGTTATCCGCGGCTCTACGCCTCACTTTGACTACGTTAGCGCCGAGACCACCAAGGGCATCGCAAACGTCACGCTAAAATACGGAAAACCGGTGACCTTTGGCGTGCTGACAGTTGATAGCATCGAGCAAGCCATCGAGCGAGCGGGCTCAAAGGCTGGAAATAAGGGCTTTGAAGCGATGACGGGCGTGATCGAGATGCTAAGCTTATATAAAAATTTGGAGGCGTAA
- the nusB gene encoding transcription antitermination factor NusB, whose product MATRHQVRQAVVSLLYSNEINPVTAAFEEEFLEEKKIRNERKHEAQQTFKEVLANKEKLDEILKPYLKDGDFSKVGATELAILRLGLYEMKFSQTDKAVIINEAIELAKELGSDQAPKFINGVLDKLKDDL is encoded by the coding sequence ATGGCGACTCGTCATCAGGTTAGGCAGGCCGTCGTTTCGCTGCTCTACTCAAATGAGATAAATCCGGTAACTGCTGCATTTGAAGAGGAATTTCTAGAAGAGAAAAAGATAAGAAACGAGCGTAAACATGAGGCGCAGCAGACTTTTAAAGAGGTGCTCGCAAACAAAGAAAAACTAGATGAAATTTTAAAGCCATATCTAAAAGATGGCGATTTTAGCAAGGTTGGTGCGACTGAGCTTGCCATTCTTAGACTTGGGCTTTATGAGATGAAATTTAGCCAAACTGATAAGGCTGTCATCATAAACGAAGCAATCGAGCTTGCGAAAGAACTTGGAAGTGATCAGGCGCCAAAATTTATAAATGGCGTACTTGATAAGCTAAAGGACGATCTGTGA
- the pyrF gene encoding orotidine-5'-phosphate decarboxylase, which yields MRLCVALDMASREENLALASELKGLDLWLKVGLRSYLRDGVKFIEELKWLGNFKIFLDLKLYDIPNTMADAAEVVSKIGVDMINVHASAGECAMKTVMDRLAGLGSRPLVLAVSALTSFSESEFDAVYNDTIVRAVRKFSQMSFEAGLDGMVCSVFESKLIKDVTNEKFITLCPGVRPFGESAGDQKRVANLVSAKQEGSDFIVVGRPIYENVNPREICERILEQI from the coding sequence GTGAGGCTCTGTGTCGCACTTGATATGGCTAGTCGTGAAGAGAACTTAGCCCTTGCTAGCGAGCTAAAAGGGCTTGATCTTTGGCTAAAAGTAGGGCTTAGAAGCTATCTTAGGGACGGAGTAAAATTTATAGAAGAGCTAAAATGGCTTGGAAATTTTAAAATCTTCCTTGATCTAAAGCTCTATGATATCCCAAATACGATGGCAGATGCGGCCGAAGTAGTCTCAAAAATCGGCGTAGATATGATAAATGTGCATGCTAGCGCTGGTGAATGTGCGATGAAAACAGTTATGGATAGGCTAGCTGGTCTTGGAAGCCGTCCTTTGGTGCTCGCAGTATCGGCACTTACTAGCTTTAGTGAGAGCGAGTTTGACGCTGTTTATAACGATACGATCGTAAGAGCTGTTAGAAAATTTAGTCAGATGAGTTTTGAAGCAGGGCTTGATGGAATGGTCTGTTCTGTTTTTGAAAGCAAGCTCATCAAAGATGTAACAAATGAGAAATTTATCACTCTTTGCCCTGGTGTTAGGCCTTTTGGCGAGAGCGCTGGAGATCAAAAAAGAGTAGCAAACTTAGTGAGCGCAAAGCAAGAGGGTAGTGATTTTATCGTTGTTGGTAGGCCGATTTATGAGAATGTAAATCCAAGAGAAATTTGTGAACGAATTTTGGAGCAAATTTAA